The following proteins come from a genomic window of Methanothermobacter sp.:
- a CDS encoding PsbP-related protein, with product MRKYLLILLVVLVTGCIFKGHYKGYGISFDHPIGWECGRVMDLPSALVSVRDPSGDAEVIIFKEKANTSLENRYLEYIQKLPVQLSGYCYRQVSNRTLTVDASKAYELVYAIGCDSTQTSQQTRLVILQKGEYFYIIDCRTTPKDFERQNPNFDIIINSLDIL from the coding sequence TTGAGAAAATATCTACTAATCCTCCTAGTGGTATTGGTTACTGGTTGTATTTTCAAGGGACATTATAAAGGCTATGGGATTTCATTTGATCATCCCATAGGATGGGAATGTGGCAGGGTCATGGATCTTCCAAGTGCTCTGGTAAGTGTCAGAGATCCTTCTGGTGATGCCGAGGTTATAATATTCAAGGAAAAAGCAAATACGAGCCTCGAAAACAGATACCTAGAATATATTCAGAAGTTGCCGGTGCAGCTTTCAGGCTATTGTTACAGGCAAGTGTCTAATAGGACTCTTACAGTAGATGCTTCAAAAGCCTATGAGCTAGTATATGCTATAGGCTGTGATTCGACACAGACAAGCCAACAGACCCGCCTAGTAATCCTCCAAAAGGGGGAATACTTCTATATTATAGATTGTAGAACCACACCCAAGGATTTCGAAAGACAAAACCCCAACTTTGATATTATCATCAATAGCCTGGATATACTCTAA
- a CDS encoding nitroreductase family protein, giving the protein MGLLEIIKERRSIRKFKKKDIPEEYLEKIMEAARWAPSAGNLQSRKFLIVKNPQLKEELAKAAYRQPFIAEAPVVIVACADLERSALGYGERGRNLYCLFDVAAAVENMLLTIHELGLGACWVGAFDERLVSEILGIPSTLRPVTLVPIGYPAERPSPPPRMSLEEAFNIID; this is encoded by the coding sequence ATGGGCCTCTTGGAAATTATTAAAGAGAGAAGAAGTATAAGGAAATTTAAAAAAAAGGATATACCCGAGGAATATCTTGAGAAGATAATGGAAGCTGCGAGGTGGGCTCCATCAGCTGGCAACCTCCAAAGTAGAAAATTCCTCATAGTTAAAAACCCTCAATTGAAGGAAGAACTTGCAAAGGCTGCATATAGACAACCATTCATAGCAGAAGCCCCAGTTGTCATCGTTGCATGCGCAGACCTTGAAAGATCCGCCCTGGGCTATGGTGAACGTGGAAGAAACCTTTATTGCCTATTTGATGTTGCAGCAGCAGTCGAGAACATGTTGCTCACAATCCATGAACTCGGTCTTGGAGCTTGTTGGGTTGGAGCTTTTGATGAAAGGCTTGTAAGTGAAATTCTAGGCATACCATCCACTTTAAGGCCGGTCACATTAGTACCAATAGGTTATCCTGCTGAGAGACCATCACCACCCCCTAGGATGAGCTTGGAAGAAGCCTTCAACATCATAGATTAG